Below is a window of Leucobacter sp. Psy1 DNA.
GGCCATGGATCTCGTCGCCGGAGCTCCCCGCGTCATCATCATCACCGATCACGTCGCCAAGGATGGCACGCCGAAGATCGTCGCCGAGTGCGACCTTCCGCTCACGGGTGTCGGTGTGGTCGATCGGATCATCACCGACCGCGCCGTGTTCGATGTGATCAATCACGCGCTCGTGCTGAGGCGCCTCGCACCGGGACATGAGGTGGACGAGATCCGCGCGTGCACCGGTGCGAGCTTCTCCGTCGATCTGGATGAGGGGTCGGAGGTGCTCTCGTGAGCGCGGGTGATGCGGTGCTGATCGCGGGATACGCTCGGACGCCGTTCGCGAAGTTCACCGGACAGCTGGCGGCGCTTCCGGCGACCGCGCTCGGGGCTCACGCGGCGGGGGCGGCTCTGCGCAGGGCGGGAATCGCGCCCGATGAGGTCGATCAGGTGATTGCCGGCCAGGTGCTGCAGGCCGGTGCCGGTCAGAACCCGGCCAGACAGACTGCCGTGGGCGCGGGCGTGCCGCTCACCGTGCCGGCCATCACCCTCAACGCGGTGTGCCTGTCGGGTATGGAGGCGGTGGCGCAGGCCGCGCGGCTGATCCGTGCCGGTGAGGCGGACGTCGTCGTCGCTGTCGGCCAGGAATCGATGACGCTCGCTCCGCATGTCGCGCAGATCCGCGGGGGAACGAAGTTCGGATCCTCCGAGCTGCGCGACACCGTCGAGCATGACGGGCTCTCCGACGCGTTCGATCGCGCCGCGATGGGTGTGCTCACCGAACAGGGCAATGGGCCACTCGGTCTCACGCGAGCAGAGCAGGACGCCTTCGCAGCGGCTTCGCATCGACGTGCAGCTGAGGCTGCGGAGTTCCGCGCGGGCGAGATCGAGCCGATCACGCTCACTTCACGTCGCGGGGACACGGTGATCGCTGATGACGACGGGGTGCGCCCCGACACGACACCCGAGTCGCTCGCCGCGCTGCGCCCATCGTTCGCGCAGGACGGCACGATCACCGCGGGCAATGCCTCGCAGATCACCG
It encodes the following:
- a CDS encoding acetyl-CoA C-acyltransferase, whose product is MSAGDAVLIAGYARTPFAKFTGQLAALPATALGAHAAGAALRRAGIAPDEVDQVIAGQVLQAGAGQNPARQTAVGAGVPLTVPAITLNAVCLSGMEAVAQAARLIRAGEADVVVAVGQESMTLAPHVAQIRGGTKFGSSELRDTVEHDGLSDAFDRAAMGVLTEQGNGPLGLTRAEQDAFAAASHRRAAEAAEFRAGEIEPITLTSRRGDTVIADDDGVRPDTTPESLAALRPSFAQDGTITAGNASQITDGAAALVLISATAAERLELTPMASVEATAFVAGPDTHLHAQPARAIDAALVKTDDAASAGELAVVEINEAFAAVGVQSARELGLDPEIVNPGGGAIALGHPIGASGARIVGTLARRLAQAGPGTLGAAGICGGGGQGSAVILRAL